One region of Methanothrix sp. genomic DNA includes:
- a CDS encoding histidinol phosphate phosphatase domain-containing protein, with translation MIDLHTHTVFSDGELIPAELLRRAEAIGYTAIAITDHVDFTNVEHIVGSMLKVKEMEDAYSLKVIPGVEITHVPPGKIERLVLLSRALGAEIVVVHGETPVEPVAPGTNRAAIEAGVDMLAHPGFLTLEEAELARENDVVLEITSRLGHNITNGHVVRIAKQTGAKMAVNTDTHDPEDLITSKRAVEIAIGAGLTDEEAVELLRSHPLAAQLGLERSI, from the coding sequence ATGATAGACCTCCATACGCACACGGTCTTCAGCGATGGTGAGCTCATTCCGGCCGAGCTTCTCAGGCGTGCTGAGGCGATCGGGTACACTGCGATAGCGATAACTGATCACGTCGACTTCACGAACGTGGAGCACATTGTCGGAAGCATGCTTAAGGTGAAGGAGATGGAGGATGCCTACTCTCTGAAGGTTATCCCCGGGGTCGAGATAACCCATGTTCCGCCTGGAAAGATAGAGCGGCTTGTGCTGCTCTCAAGAGCCCTGGGCGCGGAGATCGTTGTGGTCCATGGGGAGACTCCAGTGGAGCCGGTTGCACCTGGAACCAACAGGGCTGCGATAGAGGCCGGTGTCGATATGCTCGCGCATCCGGGTTTCCTCACACTGGAGGAGGCAGAGCTTGCCCGGGAAAATGATGTTGTGCTGGAGATAACATCAAGGCTCGGGCACAACATCACAAACGGACATGTTGTGCGCATCGCAAAACAGACAGGCGCAAAGATGGCTGTGAACACCGACACACACGATCCTGAGGACCTGATAACATCAAAAAGAGCGGTGGAGATAGCGATAGGCGCCGGTCTGACAGACGAGGAGGCCGTGGAATTGCTGAGATCTCACCCCTTGGCCGCACAGCTGGGCCTCGAGCGATCCATTTGA
- a CDS encoding MgtC/SapB family protein produces the protein MEFADLYPFVMAMIIGALIGIERQRRIIEDKTRGVAGLRTFVLIALLGALAASLSEIFGDMFIVAAYAGFLILVGIGYATASRIIGWLDFTSAVAAAITFLLGALCYFEESMLLAVALSILVTWTLATRKIAHRYVEAISDAELLDTLKMGLVALVILPLLPDRALDPLEVLNPRRIWMMVVLVSLISYVGYILIRVLGDDRGLTLTGILGGIVSSTAVTMSMASEVRERSQSLASAVFATTLASCTMFPRILLIVMLVNMELLLPLSAQLAAMAGVGVALAYVRRKNAAPIEGGVKHKDPFRLIPALKFGALFAFILFITKLASISLGDAGSYAAGVISGLADVDAVVLAMATLAAGSISTETAVIAIMLAAITNTALKLSIAFVMGSREFGMEMAKVLVPMMAAGILMLIWYTSALHHIIEMLSSTTPV, from the coding sequence ATGGAGTTCGCTGATCTCTATCCATTTGTTATGGCAATGATCATCGGAGCGCTGATAGGAATCGAGCGCCAGCGCAGGATCATCGAGGACAAAACCAGGGGAGTTGCCGGCCTCCGGACGTTTGTGCTCATAGCGCTTCTGGGCGCGCTCGCAGCCAGCCTCTCAGAGATCTTCGGAGATATGTTCATTGTGGCTGCATATGCCGGCTTTCTCATACTTGTGGGGATTGGGTATGCAACAGCCTCCAGGATCATAGGGTGGCTCGATTTCACATCCGCTGTCGCTGCCGCGATCACATTTCTCCTCGGAGCGCTCTGCTACTTCGAGGAGAGCATGCTTCTCGCGGTCGCTCTCTCAATTCTTGTGACATGGACGCTCGCCACCAGGAAGATAGCCCACAGATACGTCGAGGCGATCAGCGATGCTGAGCTGCTCGACACGCTCAAGATGGGGCTTGTGGCGCTGGTGATACTGCCACTTCTCCCGGACCGTGCGCTGGATCCCCTTGAGGTTCTGAATCCGAGGAGGATCTGGATGATGGTCGTTCTTGTGAGCCTGATAAGCTATGTGGGCTACATTCTGATAAGAGTTCTTGGAGACGATCGGGGGCTCACGCTCACAGGAATTCTTGGAGGTATAGTCTCCAGCACCGCGGTCACGATGAGCATGGCATCTGAGGTGAGGGAGAGGAGCCAGTCGCTGGCATCTGCTGTCTTCGCCACAACCCTGGCAAGCTGCACGATGTTCCCGAGAATACTTCTGATAGTGATGCTTGTCAACATGGAGCTGCTACTGCCTTTATCGGCTCAGCTTGCAGCAATGGCGGGAGTCGGCGTGGCTCTGGCATATGTTCGCAGAAAGAATGCTGCACCTATCGAAGGGGGTGTGAAGCACAAGGATCCGTTCAGATTGATTCCCGCCCTGAAGTTCGGCGCGCTCTTCGCCTTCATACTCTTCATCACAAAGCTCGCGTCCATCTCACTGGGAGATGCTGGAAGCTACGCAGCTGGTGTGATCTCCGGGCTGGCGGATGTCGATGCTGTTGTCCTTGCGATGGCGACGCTTGCAGCAGGGAGCATCAGCACCGAGACCGCGGTCATAGCCATAATGCTCGCAGCGATAACGAACACAGCGCTCAAGCTATCGATCGCGTTCGTCATGGGCAGCCGGGAGTTCGGGATGGAGATGGCGAAGGTCCTCGTCCCGATGATGGCAGCCGGGATCCTGATGCTCATATGGTACACCAGTGCCCTTCACCACATAATCGAGATGCTCTCGTCAACTACTCCGGTCTGA